From the Vibrio tubiashii ATCC 19109 genome, the window GAACGGCAGAAAGCTCTCCCCATGTGATAAACGAAGGCATAGTGACCGAGTGATTAATCACAATACAAACCGTTGAATTGTTCTGATAATCCAACCGTTCGAGAATGGTTATATTCTCTCGATTAGCAACCTCCGCAGCTTCTGCTTGTTGCTTGGTGTAAATTTCGACATTGATGCCCGTTGCTTGCTTTAGCATTCGTACAAAGCTACCGCCAATCGGCTTTATAAACATCATATAACCGCGGTCACAGTCCGCACCATCGCTATCACAGATCCTTGACGTTGCGAGGAGAGCGGGCTGATCATCAAAAACAAGAAACTTAACAAACGGAGTGATCTTGTCGGTTCTGGATTTCAAACTATCGGCTAACAATGCACCAAATTTATAACGGATTTCATCGTAAGAACGATCCTGCTGGGCCTTTACATCGTAATGACGACCCCAGATTAAACTCACATTGGGGTCAAAAATGAATACACCACTCAGTTGCTGAGAGGTAAAGGTATGAGGGCTGATACTGCGATCGGTAAACGCTTGATTAGGTGAATGAATAAAGTCAGTGATACTTTCCCATGCCGCATAGTTGATTAACGAACGGGCAAGTTCAGATTTCTGTAGATCGATGACAGTTTTAACTCGATTCACTTCCTCGGATTGCAGAAACTCAAAACGCTCAACCGCCTCATCATAGGTCCAGATATAGCGGAAAGAGAGATAACAAAAAACAAAAACACTCGCCATCATCAGCGAAGCAATAATCGTTAACTGTTTGAGAGATAGGTGGGATATCTGCATCTAAACGTCATACCCTAAAAGCAAGAGCCAGAATTAAACACATTATTCACCAAGTTGTCTATAACAAGAGTGCCATAAGCACTCTGTTATGTGATCGCATACCTTGAGCAATCGTTACCTTAGATCGTAAAAAGCTGATAATCCTTAAGTTCAGGTATCTTCTTATGCAGTTGCTGCTCTTGTTCTGCCATCTGATCCAGCGAGTCACAAAATTCTTCGCTTTGCTGCTCAACCTCAACCGCATGTTGCTTTAAGCGCTCCGCGATACGCTCTTTCAGCTCACTCATCGCATTCGCCATTTCAGTTAAGTTTAAGCCGCCTTCCGCCTTCATCTTTTCCGACATCGCATTGAATGCGCTAGCTATAAACTCTTCATTAAACAGCGCTTTCGCTTTTTCAAAATCTTCAGCCCATGTTTCGCGTAGTGAAGAAAAAGTATCTGCTGGCAGTACGAGATCGCCATCATTGTAGTAGCGCGCTTCCATATCTGCATAAAATTGCTTCATAGATTGCTTCACGCTATCAAACGCTTCTGGAGCATCAAAGCTCACCGCCACGTCATCAACGATATCATTGGCAAGCGCTAAACCGTCCTGAGCGATCTTTCTCACGCGCGGTAAGTAATCATTCAGATTGTCACGGTACTGAGCAATCGCTTGTTGCTGCTCATTGTTCAGTTCTATCTTCTCACCGTGAATAAGTAAGTTATTGTCAGCATCGACAATCGCTTTCTCACCACTGGTCTGCACGATTTCAATTCGCTCACCATTGAGATGAATCTCATTTTTTAAATCCACTTTACATTGCGCAGCATACGCTTGGCTTGAAAGCAGTATCGGTAAGGCAAGTATTACTTTCTTCATTGTCATCCCACTCAATTGATTGGTCACGAGCATATCAAAAATGGCTCAAAGTTTGTCAGCAGATGGTTTCTATCTCGTAGCTATGCTCGATGTCACCAATTCTATAACTGATTTCATCTTCCACCTGTTTCGCTTTTAGAGCCTGTCCAAGCGGGGAGTCAAATGTAACCAGCACGATTACATGTTGTTGAAACTCGACTTTGAGGCCACCCGCACAAGGGGAAAGAAAGAACCAGTGGCGATCATCTTCTACATCAAGCAGTGACACTAAACAACCCAACCCGACGGCTTGCGGTTCCTGCGGTAGTACCAAATTGGTCAGAGCATGAATCTCTTGTTCACACTCCTGTACCCGCATCGCTTGGCCATGCGCTAAATAAGACGCCTCTAGAGCTAACGTATCATATTTGTGCTCAGGGACCGTCTCTTCGTCGGTCGCGGACTCGATCGCTCTTTGTGCTGAGCTCACTGCAATCTCTAACTTACTTTGCAGTTGCGAGAGTATTACTTGCCGCAGCTCTAATTTATTCATACTAAAATCGTGTTCCATTGCTCTGATAGCCATTAGAATACCTG encodes:
- a CDS encoding sensor domain-containing diguanylate cyclase; the encoded protein is MQISHLSLKQLTIIASLMMASVFVFCYLSFRYIWTYDEAVERFEFLQSEEVNRVKTVIDLQKSELARSLINYAAWESITDFIHSPNQAFTDRSISPHTFTSQQLSGVFIFDPNVSLIWGRHYDVKAQQDRSYDEIRYKFGALLADSLKSRTDKITPFVKFLVFDDQPALLATSRICDSDGADCDRGYMMFIKPIGGSFVRMLKQATGINVEIYTKQQAEAAEVANRENITILERLDYQNNSTVCIVINHSVTMPSFITWGELSAVLAFAVFMFGFNLCVVHVMIKPIKQARFALCNLNKDSQTITEEDQFISHEMRDFASRINEVFGELEQSRSELEWLSTHDALTKVGNRRKLQAYWQQLKSCSQNQHVSVVLIDIDHFKSFNDNYGHLEGDFILSEVATHLSNAKSSCDKFIARYGGEEFCILLSSEQPINNKREADALLSAINSLAITHEHSPTAQYVTISVGVADCASQPLDRQHDIFLVADSALYEAKHSGRNRAKIKPYLVESTRKLNVTS
- a CDS encoding YggN family protein → MKKVILALPILLSSQAYAAQCKVDLKNEIHLNGERIEIVQTSGEKAIVDADNNLLIHGEKIELNNEQQQAIAQYRDNLNDYLPRVRKIAQDGLALANDIVDDVAVSFDAPEAFDSVKQSMKQFYADMEARYYNDGDLVLPADTFSSLRETWAEDFEKAKALFNEEFIASAFNAMSEKMKAEGGLNLTEMANAMSELKERIAERLKQHAVEVEQQSEEFCDSLDQMAEQEQQLHKKIPELKDYQLFTI
- a CDS encoding GreA/GreB family elongation factor; translation: MNKLELRQVILSQLQSKLEIAVSSAQRAIESATDEETVPEHKYDTLALEASYLAHGQAMRVQECEQEIHALTNLVLPQEPQAVGLGCLVSLLDVEDDRHWFFLSPCAGGLKVEFQQHVIVLVTFDSPLGQALKAKQVEDEISYRIGDIEHSYEIETIC